One Streptomyces sp. NBC_01237 genomic region harbors:
- the argC gene encoding N-acetyl-gamma-glutamyl-phosphate reductase, with protein MVVRAAVAGASGYAGGELLRLLLVHPEIEIGALTGHSNAGQSLGSLQPHLRPLADRVLQPTTAEVLAGHDVVFLALPHGQSAAVAEQLGDDVLVVDMGADFRLKDAADWEKFYGSPHAGTWPYGLPELPGGRGALEGAKRIAVPGCYPTAVSLALFPAYTARLAEPEAVVVAASGTSGAGKAAKPHLLGSEVMGNMTPYGVGGVHRHTPEMIQNLGAAAGEPVTVSFTPTLAPMPRGILATCSAKAKPGVDAGAVRDAYEKAFADEPFVDLLPEGQWPATASVYGSNAVQIQVAYDEAAGRIIVISAIDNLAKGTAGGALQSMNIALGLPESTGLSTIGVAP; from the coding sequence ATGGTGGTACGTGCAGCGGTGGCAGGGGCAAGCGGATACGCCGGCGGGGAGCTGCTCCGCCTCCTGCTGGTCCACCCCGAGATCGAGATCGGCGCCCTCACGGGCCACTCCAACGCGGGGCAGTCGCTCGGTTCCCTGCAACCGCACCTGAGGCCGCTCGCCGACCGGGTGCTCCAGCCCACCACCGCCGAGGTGCTCGCCGGACACGACGTGGTCTTCCTGGCCCTGCCGCACGGCCAGTCCGCCGCGGTGGCCGAGCAGCTCGGCGATGACGTCCTCGTGGTCGACATGGGCGCCGACTTCCGGCTGAAGGACGCCGCCGACTGGGAGAAGTTCTACGGTTCCCCGCACGCCGGGACATGGCCCTACGGTCTGCCCGAGCTGCCCGGCGGCCGAGGGGCGCTGGAAGGCGCCAAGCGCATCGCCGTGCCCGGGTGTTACCCGACCGCCGTCTCCCTCGCGCTCTTCCCCGCGTACACGGCCCGGCTCGCCGAGCCCGAGGCGGTCGTCGTCGCCGCGTCCGGCACCTCCGGCGCGGGCAAGGCGGCCAAGCCCCACCTGCTGGGCTCCGAGGTGATGGGCAACATGACCCCGTACGGCGTCGGCGGTGTCCACCGGCACACGCCGGAGATGATCCAGAACCTCGGCGCCGCCGCCGGTGAGCCGGTCACCGTCTCCTTCACCCCGACCCTCGCGCCCATGCCCCGCGGCATCCTCGCCACGTGCAGCGCGAAGGCGAAGCCGGGCGTCGACGCGGGGGCCGTGCGCGATGCCTATGAGAAGGCGTTCGCGGACGAGCCGTTCGTCGACCTCCTCCCCGAGGGCCAGTGGCCCGCCACCGCGTCCGTGTACGGCTCCAACGCCGTGCAGATCCAGGTCGCGTACGACGAGGCGGCCGGCCGGATCATCGTGATCAGCGCCATCGACAACCTCGCCAAGGGCACCGCGGGCGGGGCCCTGCAGAGCATGAACATCGCGCTCGGACTTCCCGAGAGCACAGGTCTTTCCACGATCGGAGTGGCACCGTGA
- the rox gene encoding rifampin monooxygenase has translation MIDVIVAGGGPTGLMLAGELRLAGVRVVVLEKLTEPTKESRGQGLHARSVEIMDQRGLLDRFLAVSEKFRVGGLFGGIMKPWPDRLDTAHPYGLATPQPVSERLLHARALELGAEIRRGHEVAGLSQDEEGVTVGLTDGTHLRSRYLVGCDGGRSTVRKQLGVGFPGEPATVETLLGEMEVTADPATIAAVVEEVRKTQLRFGVAPGEDGVCRIVVPADGVSEDRATATTLEEFKRQLRAVAGTDFGAHSPRWLSRFGDATRQAEHYRVGRVLLAGDAAHVHPPTGGQGMNLGVQDAFNLGWKLAAEVNGWAPEGLLDSYHAERHPVGARVLSNTRAQITLLGTDPGATALRELFSKLMDFEEVNRYVTGMITAVEVRYDFGEGHELLGRRMRDMELKRGRLYELMRDGRGLLLDRTGRLSVAGWADRVDHVVDAVEELDAPAVLLRPDGHVAWAGDDQQDLTDRLPRWFGAATG, from the coding sequence ATGATTGACGTGATCGTGGCCGGCGGCGGACCGACCGGCTTGATGCTGGCCGGTGAGCTGCGGTTGGCCGGAGTGCGGGTGGTCGTACTGGAGAAGCTGACCGAGCCGACCAAGGAGTCCCGCGGGCAGGGCCTCCACGCGCGCAGCGTCGAGATCATGGACCAGCGCGGCCTCCTGGACCGGTTCCTCGCGGTCAGTGAGAAGTTCCGGGTCGGCGGTCTCTTCGGCGGCATCATGAAGCCGTGGCCCGACCGGCTGGACACCGCGCACCCGTACGGTCTCGCCACTCCGCAGCCGGTCAGCGAGCGGCTGCTCCACGCACGGGCCCTCGAACTCGGTGCCGAGATCCGGCGCGGCCACGAAGTGGCCGGGCTGAGCCAGGACGAGGAGGGAGTGACCGTCGGGCTGACGGACGGCACGCACCTGCGCTCGCGCTACCTCGTCGGGTGCGACGGGGGCCGCAGCACGGTGCGCAAGCAGCTCGGCGTCGGCTTCCCCGGCGAGCCCGCGACGGTCGAGACGCTCCTCGGCGAGATGGAGGTGACCGCGGACCCGGCGACGATCGCCGCCGTCGTCGAGGAAGTCCGCAAGACCCAGCTGCGGTTCGGTGTCGCCCCCGGCGAGGACGGGGTGTGCCGCATCGTCGTGCCCGCCGACGGGGTGTCCGAGGACCGTGCGACCGCGACGACCCTCGAAGAGTTCAAGCGGCAGCTGCGAGCGGTCGCCGGCACCGACTTCGGCGCGCACTCGCCGCGCTGGCTGTCCCGGTTCGGCGACGCCACCCGGCAGGCCGAGCACTACCGGGTCGGCCGGGTGCTGCTGGCCGGCGACGCGGCGCACGTCCACCCGCCGACCGGCGGGCAGGGGATGAACCTCGGTGTGCAGGACGCGTTCAACCTCGGCTGGAAACTGGCCGCCGAGGTCAACGGCTGGGCGCCGGAGGGGCTGCTCGACAGCTACCACGCCGAACGCCACCCGGTGGGCGCACGTGTGCTGAGCAACACCCGGGCACAGATCACCCTGCTGGGGACCGATCCGGGTGCCACCGCACTGCGGGAGCTGTTCTCGAAGCTGATGGACTTCGAGGAGGTGAACCGCTACGTCACCGGGATGATCACCGCGGTCGAGGTCCGCTACGACTTCGGCGAGGGCCACGAACTGCTCGGCCGGCGGATGCGGGACATGGAGCTGAAGCGGGGGCGCCTCTACGAGCTCATGCGCGACGGCCGCGGACTGCTGCTCGACCGGACCGGCCGGCTGTCGGTGGCGGGGTGGGCGGACCGGGTCGACCATGTCGTCGACGCCGTCGAGGAACTGGACGCGCCCGCGGTACTGCTGCGCCCGGACGGCCATGTGGCGTGGGCCGGTGACGACCAGCAGGATCTGACCGACCGGCTGCCCCGGTGGTTCGGCGCCGCCACCGGCTGA
- a CDS encoding TIGR03086 family metal-binding protein, with translation MNEVDLLEGVLSKTADVIGGVAADQLNLPTPCDEYDVGTLIRHIGGWILVFEAGSHGRTYEGDAANHRCGADPAAEFRQAAAGVVSGWKKYGFDREVPVTGREMPAGQVFNMTLMEYLTHGWDLAVATGQPVPYTEQEATAGLARAQATLPPQFRGEGMAFGEIVPVAEDASAMDRFVAFLGRDPVPPTVR, from the coding sequence ATGAACGAAGTCGATCTGCTCGAAGGTGTCCTGTCCAAGACCGCCGATGTCATCGGCGGTGTCGCCGCCGACCAGTTGAATCTCCCCACCCCGTGCGACGAGTACGACGTCGGGACGCTGATCCGTCACATCGGCGGATGGATCCTCGTGTTCGAGGCGGGCAGCCACGGGCGTACGTACGAGGGTGACGCCGCGAACCACCGCTGCGGCGCCGACCCGGCGGCCGAGTTCCGTCAGGCCGCGGCGGGTGTGGTGTCCGGATGGAAGAAGTACGGCTTCGACCGCGAGGTCCCCGTCACCGGCCGCGAGATGCCGGCCGGGCAGGTGTTCAACATGACCCTCATGGAGTACCTGACCCACGGCTGGGACCTGGCGGTCGCCACCGGGCAGCCGGTCCCGTACACCGAGCAGGAGGCGACGGCCGGCCTCGCCCGCGCGCAGGCCACGCTGCCGCCGCAGTTCCGGGGCGAGGGCATGGCCTTCGGCGAGATCGTTCCCGTGGCCGAGGACGCGTCGGCGATGGACCGGTTCGTGGCGTTCCTCGGACGGGACCCGGTGCCGCCGACGGTCCGCTAG